The following are from one region of the Streptomyces rubrogriseus genome:
- a CDS encoding RidA family protein has translation MSELTRIPAPEGVAPAAQYSHVVLGTGRLVAVSGQLALDEDGKVVGEGDPAAQARQVFENLRRCLASAGAAFDDVVKLTFFVTDMAHMGAIRAARAEHIPDDRLPAASAVQVAALVRPEFLMEIEALAVVAP, from the coding sequence ATGAGTGAACTGACCAGGATCCCGGCCCCCGAGGGCGTCGCGCCCGCCGCGCAGTACTCCCATGTCGTCCTCGGCACCGGGCGCTTGGTGGCCGTGTCCGGGCAGCTCGCCCTGGACGAGGACGGCAAGGTGGTCGGCGAGGGCGACCCCGCGGCCCAGGCCCGCCAGGTCTTCGAGAACCTGCGCCGGTGCCTGGCCTCGGCCGGAGCGGCCTTCGACGACGTGGTGAAGCTGACCTTCTTCGTCACGGACATGGCCCACATGGGCGCGATCCGCGCCGCCCGCGCCGAGCACATACCCGACGACCGGCTGCCGGCCGCCTCCGCGGTGCAGGTGGCCGCGCTGGTCCGGCCGGAGTTCCTCATGGAGATCGAGGCGCTCGCGGTCGTGGCGCCGTGA
- a CDS encoding GNAT family N-acetyltransferase — translation MSGPQARVRVREMTLADCDRVSLIRVRGWQNAYRGLMPQPHLDAMDPTADAARRRDLFARAPEGVVHLVAEDEGGEVVGWACHGPYRDGETRTADAELYALYVDTGRLGAGIGRTLLQESVRRCRAAGHARMLLWVLEGNTRARRFYERAGFGPDGAEEPFEVDGVPVPEVRYARVLNG, via the coding sequence GTGAGCGGTCCGCAGGCCCGCGTGCGGGTGCGGGAGATGACCCTCGCGGACTGCGACCGGGTGTCCCTGATCCGGGTCCGGGGCTGGCAGAACGCCTACCGGGGCCTGATGCCGCAGCCGCACCTCGACGCGATGGACCCCACCGCCGACGCCGCGCGGCGTCGCGACCTGTTCGCCCGGGCACCGGAGGGCGTGGTGCACCTGGTCGCCGAGGACGAGGGCGGCGAGGTCGTCGGCTGGGCCTGCCACGGTCCCTACCGGGACGGCGAGACGCGCACCGCGGACGCCGAGTTGTACGCCCTCTACGTCGACACCGGACGGCTCGGCGCGGGCATCGGGCGGACTCTGCTCCAGGAGTCGGTGCGCCGGTGCCGGGCCGCCGGACACGCCCGCATGCTCCTGTGGGTGCTCGAGGGCAACACCCGCGCCCGGCGGTTCTACGAGCGGGCGGGCTTCGGCCCCGACGGTGCCGAGGAGCCCTTCGAGGTGGACGGCGTCCCGGTGCCCGAGGTGCGCTACGCCCGGGTGCTGAACGGCTGA